The genomic DNA ATGTCTCGGGTGTCGATGCGGTGGGCATGCCCCGCACGGTAGCGACGCGGGGGCATCGCCCGTCATGGGGCTATCCCCCCTTCCGCCCGGGGGCAGCCACCGTGCCGTTCAGCCCGCCAGAAACGGCTCCTGCCGGAAATCGCCGCCGGGGCCGATGACCACGAGGGTCGCCTCCGGCACCTCGACGAACGCCCCGGGCAGGTCGGTGAGCGGCTCCGACACGACCACGCGCGCGGTCGGACCGAACGTGTCGAGCCGCTCGAAGTCGGGGTACAGCTCGCGCAGCGACGGGATGTCGATCGAGTGGAACAGCGAGCGCGAGCGCCCCGAGCTGGAGTAGCGGAACGCCCAGATCGTCGAGCCGTCGGTGACCGCGACCGTGCCCTGCATCGGGTCGGGAACGCGGTGCGCCCGGCCGGCGGCCTCGACCCGGCGGATGGCCCGACCCACCGCGGCGACCGGATCCTGTTCGAGCCCGTACGTGAGCGCGAGATGGAACAGCACCTCGGAGTCGGTGGTGCCGCGGATCAGCGGGAACAGCTCGGGGTCGACCTCGAGCATCAGATCGCGCCGGTACCGGTGGAACTCGGCGAGCGCGCCGTTGTGCATGAACAGCCAGCGGCCGTGCCGGAACGGGTGGCAGTTCGTCTGCTGGATCGGCGGCCCGGCGGCCGCGCGCACATGCGCGAAGAACAGCTCGGTCTCGATCGCCTGGGTGAGCTCGCGCAGGTTCTCGTCCCACCAGGCGGGCTCGATGCTGCGGAACAGCGCCGGGCTGCCGGCCGCGTCGGCGCCCATCGGGTACCAGCCGAGCCCGAAGCCGTCGCCGTTCACCGTTTCGGCGCCGAGCGGCGAGTTCAGCGACTGCGCGACGAGCGAGTGCGCGGTGTCGAGCACCAGCGACGACGGATGCAGGGATTCACCCGAATACGCCAACCACCTGCACATCGTGCACCTCGATTCGGCCGGGCCGGTTCAGCCCTCGGCGGGCGGTTCCTCGGCGGGCGGTTCCTCGGCCGGCGGTTCTTCGACGGGCGCCTCCGGCGCGGTCTCGATCGGGCATCTCGCGAGCGCGTGCAGCTGCTCGGTGGCCTGCTCGGCCGACCACGGCAGCTCGATGAGGGGGCGTTCCTCGTCGGCCACGGGCGTCGCCTTCGAGCCCAGCGAGGCGAACGCGAACGCCGCTTCGCGCACGAACGCGGCACCCGAGGTGGAGTTGTTCAGGACGATCACCACGGTGAGCCCGCTCTTCGGGTCGGTCAGACCTGCCGTGAGCATGCCCGGCGATTCGCTCACGACCCCGCGCATGGGGCCGTACTGCATGCCGCCGATGCCCTGCGTCTGCCAGGCGGGCGCGTCGGCGGAGGTGGGAGTCGTCGTCCACTGCTGCTGTTCGACGTGCTCGCCGACCAGCGCACCGGTCGCGAACGCCTCGTTCAGCCGGGCGGCGTCGGCGAGGGTGGACACCGCGCCGGCGGCTTCGCCGCCGATCGAGCTCGACTGCCGCGAGACATCCGCCCTGGCCGCGCAGTCGGGTGACCCGTCGCCGCCCGGGAGCGCCGCGTACGCACCGAGCGTGCCCTCGGCGACCTGCGCCGTGGGCGACGGCAGCGAGGTGTGCGACAGCCCGAGCGGGCCGAGCACGTACTCGGCGGCGAGGTCGTTCCAGCTGCGATGCGTCGCGCGCTCGGCGGCGAGCGCGGCGAGCAGGATGTTGGTTCGCGAAGGCGACCAGGTCTGGCCGGGCGCTCCGACCCGGTCGGATGCCAGCGACGACGCGATGAGCTCGCCCTCGGGCCAGACCCGTTCGGGGTTCCGGAGGAAGTG from Agromyces larvae includes the following:
- a CDS encoding serine hydrolase domain-containing protein, coding for MSAGLGIGRRRAARAIVAAAAVGVVTALAFSGCTGSVDPTEGLGGVETAFTDDLADRLDAMLTETVALAGASGGLATVSAPWAGQWSGAVGTVGFDEGAAPVSTETPFRMGRLTGEITCLLLLRLSETGQLALDDEVSQYVEDIPGLDGITLEQLCRDTAGLTDYTRALGPHFLRNPERVWPEGELIASSLASDRVGAPGQTWSPSRTNILLAALAAERATHRSWNDLAAEYVLGPLGLSHTSLPSPTAQVAEGTLGAYAALPGGDGSPDCAARADVSRQSSSIGGEAAGAVSTLADAARLNEAFATGALVGEHVEQQQWTTTPTSADAPAWQTQGIGGMQYGPMRGVVSESPGMLTAGLTDPKSGLTVVIVLNNSTSGAAFVREAAFAFASLGSKATPVADEERPLIELPWSAEQATEQLHALARCPIETAPEAPVEEPPAEEPPAEEPPAEG
- a CDS encoding class II glutamine amidotransferase — its product is MCRWLAYSGESLHPSSLVLDTAHSLVAQSLNSPLGAETVNGDGFGLGWYPMGADAAGSPALFRSIEPAWWDENLRELTQAIETELFFAHVRAAAGPPIQQTNCHPFRHGRWLFMHNGALAEFHRYRRDLMLEVDPELFPLIRGTTDSEVLFHLALTYGLEQDPVAAVGRAIRRVEAAGRAHRVPDPMQGTVAVTDGSTIWAFRYSSSGRSRSLFHSIDIPSLRELYPDFERLDTFGPTARVVVSEPLTDLPGAFVEVPEATLVVIGPGGDFRQEPFLAG